In Cryptococcus deuterogattii R265 chromosome 4, complete sequence, a genomic segment contains:
- a CDS encoding high-affinity nicotinic acid transporter → MTDISQYQDNKDHTKHIEGDVESVEDPNRDQYEPAFIRKTMAKLDFTLLPILTLMYLCSSLDKSNLGNAKTLGMIKDIGGDKTGDKYALLNALYYVSYAPFMVPLALLGKRTRMAKLLAICAICWGVSATCFAAVRNFGGAYACRFIIGLGEAGFVPLIQVYLSRFYTRRQLGTRVGIWLAMAPMGGFFNGIIAYGVAFINSRHLESWRILFLIEGGATFLIAVIAFIMLPEDIVRCRWLSQRQKDYLIYERSLSMAPESSEVNWKHVKGTFIRWQQIVPVFINMCQQITGALFSAFLPTFLSENGFEGANAQIATLAPYGSAVVCMIIASIISDRYRNRGWPTQFGWWLSIVAFGIYLGAPYTNRSARIAALILGETGHYIATPLIVTWTANNAGSESRRAVAVPLAVSCAQAVAVGSGYLFPAKDKPVYQMGSAVVLGLSIAGSLFTFLYQGLIWRENRKRDKAEGGPPAPDFIAETNVHADDAPGFRYMP, encoded by the exons ATGACCGATATCTCACAGTATCAAGATAACAAGGATCACACAAAACATATTGAGGGCGATGTTGAGTCAGTCGAGGATCCCAACAGGGACCAATATGAACCTGCTTTCATCCGCAAGACGATGGCAAAG CTCGACTTCACTCTTTTACCCATCCTAACCTTGATGTACCTATGCTCTTCTCTTGACAAGAGTAATCTGGGAAACGCGAAGACACTCGGAATGATCAAGGACATTGGAGGCGACAAGACGGGCGATAAGTACGCCCTGCTGAATGCCTTGTATTATGTCAGCTACGCCCCATTCA TGGTACCTCTTGCCTTATTGGGAAAACGAACGCGGATGGCAAAACTGCTGGCGATCTGTGCGATTTGCTGGGGTGTTTCTGCAACTTGCTTTGCCGCAGTGCGAAACTTTGGCGGTGCCTATGCTTGTCGCTTTATAATTGGTCTTGGAG AGGCGGGTTTCGTGCCTCTCATCCAGGTTTACCTTTCGAGGTTCTACACCCGACGTCAGTTGGGCACCCGAGTGGGCATTTGGCTTGCAATGGCCCCAATGGG CGGGTTTTTCAACGGTATCATTGCATACGGTGTGGCATTCATCAATAGTCGGCACCTCGAATCGTGGCGGATCCTTTTTTTGATCGAGGGAGGAGCGACCTTCTTGATCGCCGTCATCGCTTTCATCATGTTGCCAGAGGACATTGTCCGATGTCGATGGCTATCCCAGAGACAGAAAGACTATC TCATATATGAAAGGTCATTGTCCATGGCCCCGGAATCCAGTGAGGTGAACTGGAAACATGTCAAGGGCACTTTCATCCGATGGCAACAAATCGTCC ccgtcttcatcaacatgTGTCAGCAAATCACAGGTGCACTGTTCTCGGCCTTCCTTCCCACCTTCTTGTCGGAGAATGGTTTCGAAGGCGCCAACGCTCAGATTGCTACTCTGGCTCCGTACGGATCTGCTGTGGTG TGCATGATCATCGCATCTATAATTTCGGACAGATACCGCAACAGAGGATGGCCCACGCAATTCGGCTGGTGGTTGTCGATCGTCGCTTTCGGAATCTACCTCGGTGCTCCTTACACCAACCGATCTGCAAGGATTGCTGCATTGATCCTCGGTGAAACCGGTCACTATA TTGCAACTCCATTAATCGTCACTTGGACTGCCAACAATGCGGGAAGTGAATCTCGACGTGCCGTGGCAGTGCCTCTCGCCGTGTCATGTGCTCAAGCTGTAGC TGTCGGGTCAGGCTACCTGTTCCCAGCTAAAGACAAGCCGGTCTACCAGATGGGTTCAGCCGTCGTTTTAGGGCTATCCATTGCGGGGTCTCTCTTTACTTTCCTCTACCAAGGTTTGATCTGGAGAGAGAACAGAAAAAGGGATAAGGCCGAAGGGGGCCCTCCGGCACCTGACTTTATTGCCGAGACCAATGTCCATGCCGACGATGCCCCTGGATTCCGTTACATGCCATGA
- a CDS encoding transcriptional activator — MSSQQREPSPDLSASPVTPVNVSASITNANSAATSSASGAPQAVSESSANGSQPLSPGRKRRKVTRSRLGCLTCRKRRKLCDMTKPICQACTRLKIECSWPSETTSKPPRSSSQRQSQTPAISESPSVPPTNLDNMSHSISPYMSHGPTSAILPYPYTPSRAPAPSTITTGLLSASNTLEDFTRIFGHIEEDRVGLQMDGQTVQPYTIHNVSAVPGADIPGLNAETELMDWLNGSCSLDESTLQLWAADCLAVPTTQTFNAFDSLNSLLQPTPPSHDHVEASQPAPSHHPSECQPPRPTSHPGSARQSPPHFHSPSRRSDRATPTNQSQTALLHYFHDSLARLVSCTEDASSNAFEAFTKLSNMTAGQGAAGQGLHLSILAWAARHAVNKGLVKYEAASEKFSSQSTTLVDTRMRDLFDGDGNERRSGEVPGHEKDREYMTLLAANLMLMQFKICRGDVWGFDTVVRHLTLLVPFVFRTENDFQAESMHHQFFENVLYHDVLGSFILNRAPMIPSSLVSHYCSSNLEALNTLTGASLPLFSTMHRLAALVRQRRERRGKGWSDENLFDAIQRATELEKDLANEKERLDALVLAKPHVKPHRYLHEAFRTTCLIQLHHDVLCEPPSSLHIHLLVRQSLSLLEAMIDQSLPGLCSAHWVIFLTALCCVAGGQDKAELDDRERVERIYDDILHEYGFLNVERSRKIVHEVWARNQGGQLHMDWLDLLEEYDWEIFVV; from the exons ATGTCGTCACAACAGCGAGAGCCGTCGCCGGATTTGTCGGCCTCTCCTGTCACGCCTGTAAACGTTTCGGCATCCATTACGAATGCGAACTCTGCTGCTACATCTTCGGCCAGTGGGGCGCCCCAAGCTGTATCTGAATCGTCAGCAAACGGAAGTCAACCACTGAGCCCAGGGCGAAAAAGGCGGAAAGTCACAAGGAGTCGACTGGGATGTTTGACGTGCCgcaaaaggaggaagctATGTGACATGACAAAACCTATCTGCCAAGCGTGTACTCGATTGAAGATT GAATGTAGTTGGCCGTCAGAAACTACTTCCAAGCCTCCTCGATCGTCTTCGCAAAGACAATCTCAAACGCCCGCTATCAGCGAATCCCCTTCCGTACCCCCTACAAACCTCGATAACATGAGCCATAGTATATCGCCTTACATGTCTCATGGCCCAACTTCTGCAATACTGCCCTATCCTTATACGCCTTCGCGAGCTCCTGCTCCGAGTACTATTACTACTGGGCTTCTTTCGGCGTCGAACACCCTGGAGGATTTCACTCGTATCTTTGGGCATatagaagaagatcggGTCGGATTGCAAATGGATGGACAAACTGTTCAGCCCTATACCATCCATAATGTGTCTGCAGTCCCAGGAGCCGACATACCGGGACTGAATGCAGAAACCGAGTTGATGGATTGGTTAAATGGTAGCTGCAGCCTTGACGAA TCTACACTTCAACTATGGGCCGCTGATTGTCTAGCAGTGCCCACTACGCAAACGTTCAACGCCTTCGACTCTCTCAACAGCCTGTTGCAGCCTACACCGCCATCGCATGATCACGTCGAAGCTTCTCAGCCGGCtccatcccatcatccCTCTGAATGTCAGCCACCTCGACCGACTTCTCATCCTGGATCCGCTCGTCAGTCCCCTCCACATTTTCACTCCCCATCTCGACGCAGCGATCGAGCCACTCCTACTAACCAATCCCAAACCGCTCTCTTACACTATTTCCACGACTCTCTGGCTCGACTTGTTTCATGTACCGAGGATGCCTCCTCAAATGCTTTTGAAGCATTTACAAAACTTTCAAATATGACCGCTGGTCAAGGAGCAGCTGGTCAAGGTTTACATCTGTCTATTCTTGCGTGGGCAGCTCGACACGCTGTGAATAAAGGACTTGTAAAATATGAAGCGGCGAGTGAAAAGTTCAGTTCGCAGTCGACAACATTGGTGGATACCAGAATGAGAGATTTATTTGATGGGGACGGTaatgagagaaggagcgGAGAGGTGCCAGGTCATGAAAAGGATAGAGAGTATATGACATTGCTGGCGGCTAATTTGATGCTAATGCAATTCAAA ATATGTCGTGGTGATGTATGGGGATTCGATACTGTGGTTCGGCATCTTACCCTGCTGGTACCGTTTGTCTTTCGGACAGAGAACGATTTTCAAGCCGAGTCAATGCATCACCAGTT CTTCGAGAATGTACTATATCATGACGTCCTG GGCTCATTCATCCTCAATCGCGCCCCCATgatcccttcctccctcgtTAGCCATTACTGCAGCTCTAACCTTGAAGCTCTCAATACCCTTACTGGCGCCAGCTTACCGCTTTTCTCCACTATGCATCGTCTTGCAGCTCTAGTGCGACAacgaagggaaaggagaggtaAAGGATGGAGTGATGAAAACTTGTTTGATGCGATACAGCGAGCAAcagagctggagaaggacCTAGCaaatgaaaaggagagactTGATGCGCTTGTACTTG CCAAACCACATGTCAAGCCCCACCGTTACCTGCACGAAGCATTCCGAACTACATGCCTGATCCAACTGCACCACGACGTCCTCTGCGAGcccccttcatctctgcACATTCACCTTCTCGTCCGACAATCCCTTTCATTACTTGAAGCAATGATAGATCAGAGCTTGCCAGGATTATGTTCAGCTCACTGGGTGATCTTCCTGACGGCGTTGTGCTGTGTTGCCGGGGGACAGGATAAAGCCGAGCTGGACGACCGCgagagggtggagaggatatATGATGATATCTT ACACGAGTACGGGTTTCTCAACGTTGAGCGATCGCGAAAAATTGTCCATGAAGTTTGGGCGAGAAATCAGGGCGGGCAATTGCATATGGATTGGTTAGATCttttggaagaatatgaTTGGGAAATTTTTGTTGTCTGA
- a CDS encoding cytochrome c heme-lyase (genome sequence mistake), which yields MLRKKHNPRPQDMRTIVPIHNAVNEKAWEEILKWESQWPSEKCGGPRLVSFVGRPKERTPKAWVKTALGYTPPFDRHDWIVDRCGTHVRYVIDFYTGRQTEGPGKMAFYLDVRPAVDDWEGIKTRVKGWWS from the exons ATGCTCCGTAAAAAACATAACCCCCGTCCTCAAGATATGCGGACCATCGTACCGATTCATAATGCGGTAAATGAGAAGGCTTGGGAGGAGATTTTGAAGTGGGAAAGTCAGTGGCCGAGTGAGAAATGTGGAGGACCGAGGTTAGTTAGTTTTGTGGGGAGACCGAAGGAGAGGACGCCAAAGGCTTGGGTGAAGACTGCTTTAGG CTACACCCCACCATTCGACAGACACGATTGGATAGTAGACCGATGTGGTACCCACGTCCGCTACGTTATTGATTTTTACACTGGCCGACAGACGGAGGGGCCCGGGAAAATGGCTTTTTACCTGGATGTGAGACCGGCGGTCGATGATTGGGAAGGGATCAAGACGAGGGTAAAAGGATGGTGGAGCTAA
- a CDS encoding calcium/proton exchanger: MSRQNALHEEPSLTDSPLSSPALPDYGPQSSSTPITSNGSPAGTTNSDSTGPRRRQQPSRQVTLDANSPSATRRQTTESARTQRSRAGSRRTSDSLDPNTGLVRRVTTVLFTPPKKVGKAPTYWGSLKAAITSTWLNVLLVFIPIGWALYLAKHNGGKDSISDTAVFCCTFIAIIPLAGLLGFATEEAALRLGQTLGGLLNATLGNAVELIVAILALIKCELQVVQSSLVGSILSNILLVLGMCFFAGGVRFAEQAIKSTAAQLNASLLLIAVIAVLIPSAFHFSISSSTSNTDASELANGEGADLLSMSHAVSILLLILYLGYLVFQMWTHATYYVDDAVTGSTQYPEAVTNVSEKLKFRNFHRKKHDEEEGHSTATTISEGTVPPSARAEGGEVPATHGPGTTAAETGNRIEHESEEEEEEEETPQMNVVCTIALMVIDTVLVGVTAEFLVDSINGMVASNPSLSAEWVGLILLPIVGNAAEHFTAVSVSVKDKLDLSISVAVGSSIQIALFVIPVIELLAWTIGKPMTLLFDPYESIVLFLSVLIVNQTLADGRSNWMEGMVLMMLYIIIAVSFWYYPGSSTATLLGCKDSSSVTA, from the exons ATGTCTCGCCAAA ACGCCCTTCACGAGGAGCCTTCACTCACCGACTCCCCATTGAGTTCTCCAGCGCTTCCAGACTATGGCCCAcaatcatcctccacaccTATTACATCCAACGGCTCACCTGCAGGCACAACCAACTCTGATTCCACTGGACCGCGGCGACGCCAGCAACCAAGCAGACAAGTTACGCTTGATGCCAATTCACCCTCCGCCACCAGACGCCAAACGACAGAAAGCGCTCGGACGCAGCGCAGCAGAGCAGGCTCACGACGGACGTCGGATAGTTTAGATCCCAATACAGGTCTGGTAAGACGGGTTACAACGGTATTGTTTACACCACCGAAGAAGGTTGGTAAGGCGCCGACATACTGGGGAAGTTTAAAAGCTGCGATAACAAGCACTTGGTT AAACGTTTTGCTTGTGTTTATACCCATCGGATGGGCGCTTTATCTTGCAAAGCATAATGGTGGAAAGGACAGCATCTCTGATACGGCTGTTTTCTGCTGTACTTTTATCGCTATTATCCCTCTGGCCGGTTTGCTTGGGTTTGCCACCGAAGAGGCGGCTTTACGATTAGGACAAACACTTGGTGGTCTGCTCAACGCCACTTTGGGAAATGCCGTCGAGTTGATTGTTGCCATTCTTGCTCTTATCAAG TGCGAGCTGCAAGTCGTGCAATCATCCCTTGTCGGTTCTATCCTCAGTAATatccttctcgtcctcgGCATGTGCTTCTTTGCAGGTGGTGTCCGATTCGCCGAACAAGCTATCAAATCTACCGCCGCCCAACTCAACGCATCTTTACTGCTCATTGCGGTTATCGCCGTGCTCATCCCCTCTGCTTTCCACTTTTCCATCAGCTCGAGTACGAGTAACACGGATGCTAGCGAGCTGGCCAATGGTGAGGGCGCTGATTTGTTGTCGATGAGTCACGCTGTGTCGATCTTGCTTTTGATTTTGTACCTCGGTTATTTGGTCTTCCAAATGTGGACTCATGCC ACTTATTATGTCGACGATGCAGTAACAGGCTCAACCCAGTACCCGGAAGCAGTCACCAACGTCTCTGAAAAACTCAAGTTCCGCAATTTCCACCGTAAGAAACacgacgaagaggaaggtcaCTCGACCGCGACGACCATATCGGAAGGTACTGTTCCTCCTAGCGCGCGTGcagagggtggagaggtaCCAGCGACCCATGGTCCTGGAACTACCGCTGCTGAGACTGGGAATCGGATTGAGCAcgagagcgaagaagaggaagaggaggaagagacgcCGCAAATGAATGTCGTTTGCACTATC GCTTTGATGGTCATTGACACTGTTCTTGTCGGAGTGACCGCCGAGTTCTTGGTCGACAGTATTAATGGTATGGTCGCAAGCAATCCTAGTCTGTCTGCAGAATGGGTCGGTTTAATCTTGCTTCCTATT GTCGGTAATGCAGCAGAGCACTTTACAGCTGTGTCAGTGTCCGTCAAGGACAAGCTCGACTTGTCAATCTCCGTTGCT GTGGGATCATCGATTCAAATCGCCTTGTTTGTTATTCCCGTCATCGAACTTCTTGCTTGGACCATTGGCAAGCCCATGACACTTCTTTTCGACC CTTACGAGTCTATCGTGCTTTTCTTGTCTGTATTGATCGTTAACCAAACTTTGGCGGATGGGCGATCAAA TTGGATGGAAGGTATGGTCCTAATGATGCTCtatatcatcatcgctgTATCGTTCTGGTATTATCCC GGATCATCCACAGCAACATTATTAGGCTGTAAAGATTCATCCAGCGTCACTGCCTAG
- a CDS encoding S-adenosylmethionine decarboxylase proenzyme: MTAELTPSIENQALTSPGPFEGPEKLLEVWFAPSVEELPSAEEVEGKIAGGLKTRPAKENGGWQGLRKVPRDVWEEMLDIVKCKVLSMVEGDDLDAYLLSESSLFVAPHVLILKTCGTTLNLLGLYRIIEIAREYCGFSNVWRCFYSRKSFFFPERQQGPHKDWRDEVQFLDSVFGTAGAAYTVGPMNRDHWLLYLTTPNSQPILPSDPKPSTLSLPASSPSSSISAPAFSSSSTITYQDTTLEILMTHLSPTARAPFFHDSDSFASPSTTPGHVLGEAISRKLGIDELFSKEETTLDSFGFDPCGYSANAVIGSGLPVSGKDGKEGGGYFTIHVTPEEGWSYASFECNVPLPSSSSSSSSGALAKRPDLQTLIRNVVNIFQPSRLSITLFVSTPPSSSSPGSSEAEVKAWNSFGTDLLGNEFVRKDRIGYEFDGYDLVFACFEKKGWVEPKLELGTEAKESL, translated from the exons ATGACCGCCGAGCTCACCCCTTCCATCGAAAATCAAGCACTCACTTCCCCAGGCCCATTCGAAGGTCCCGAAAAGCTTTTGGAAGTATGGTTCGCTCCTTCTGTGGAAGAACTGCCTTCCGCcgaggaggttgaggggAAAATTGCCGGTGGGCTTAAAACACGCCCTgcaaaggaaaatggaggATGGCAGGGCCTGAGGAAGGTGCCGAGAGATGTCTGGGAGGAGATGTTGGATATTGTAAAATGCAAGGTTTTGAGTATGGTAGAAGGTGATGATTTGGATGCTTACCTCTTGTC GGAATCATCACTCTTTGTCGCCCCTCATGTGCTGATCCTCAAGACGTGCGGCACCACGCTCAACCTTCTAGGTCTTTACCGTATCATTGAGATCGCGCGGGAATACTGTGGATTCAGCAATGTGTGGAGATGTTTCTATTCGAGAAAgagtttcttcttcccagaGAGACAGCAGGGTCCTCATAAAGATTGGAGAGACGAAGTGCAGTTTCTGGACAGCGTCTTTG GAACGGCGGGTGCAGCGTACACTGTCGGTCCTATGAACAGGGATCATTGGCTCTTGTACCTCACCACTCCCAACTCCCAACCTATCCTTCCGTCTGACCCCAAACCTTCTaccctttctctccctgcctcttccccttcttcctctattTCCGCTCCCGcgttctcctcctcctccaccatcacatACCAAGACACCACTCTCGAAATCCTCATGACCCACCTCTCCCCCACAGCCCGCGCTCCCTTTTTTCACGACTCAGACTCTTTCGCCtccccctccaccaccccaGGCCATGTACTCGGTGAGGCCATCTCCCGGAAGCTTGGGATCGATGAACTTTTCTCAAAGGAAGAGACGACTTTGGATTCGTTTGGGTTTGATCCTTGCGGGTATAGCGCAAATGCGGTGATTGGGAGTGGACTGCCTGTTTCGGGGAaggatggcaaggaaggagggggcTACTTTACGATTCATGTGACTCCTGAGGAAGGATGGTCGTACGCTTCGTTCGAGTGCAAcgtccctcttccttcttcgtcctcttcttcttcctcgggAGCACTTGCCAAGAGACCAGACTTGCAAACACTTATCCGTAACGttgtcaacatcttccaacccTCTCGTCTATCCATCActctcttcgtctccacccctccatcatcttcttctcctggcTCGAGCGAAGCAGAAGTCAAAGCTTGGAACTCGTTCGGAACCGACCTTTTGGGTAATGAGTTTGTGCGCAAGGATAGGATAGGGTACGAATTTGATGGGTATGATTTGGTGTTTGCTTgttttgagaagaagggctgGGTGGAGCCAAAGTTGGAGTTGGGTACGGAGGCCAAGGAGAGTTTATGA
- a CDS encoding D-3-phosphoglycerate dehydrogenase — MSNFYPPPRIVTARAFSSVPTTLWSTKTSDWLPGSGLPPKIFLEGPTTDTQGNLFVTDVPYGRILRCELNSQVWEVLADYEGEASGLALNDEGQLIVADYKNGLMKCDPKTGEVDPILLRRNMERFKGTNDVIVARNGDIYFTDQGQTGMTDQTGLVYRLSPTGKLDTLLQNGISPNGLVLNPEETVLYVAMTRDNSVWRLPLHADGTTTKAGKFFTSFGIAGPDGLTVDEEGNLFICHPSLLSIFVVTKHGIPLARIVPPEGHGTSVTNCIFGSTEEDRDRLYFTDSTVGRICYVDWHCKGATPLRASAR; from the exons ATGTCAAACTTCTATCCACCACCTAGGATCGTCACTGCGAGGGCATTCTCCAGTGTTCCCACCACACTCTGGTCGACCAAAACAAGCGATTGGCTTCCCG GCTCAGGTTTACCTCCGAAAATCTTTCTTGAGGGTCCGACGACCGATACTCAGGGAAATCTATTCGTGACTGACGTCCCCTACGGTCGGATACTGCGGTGTGAACTGAACAGTCAGGTGTGGGAAGTATTGGCGGATTACGAAGGGGAAGCAAGCGGACTGGCATTGAATGACGAGGGGCAGCTGATTGTTGCGGATTACAAGAATGGTCTG ATGAAATGTGATCCGAAAACCGGAGAAGTTGACCCAATTCTGCTGAGAAGGAATATGGAGCGTTTCAAAGGAACAAACGACGTGATCGTAGCCAGGAACGGTGACATCT ATTTCACGGACCAGGGCCAAACGGGCATGACGGATCAGACGGGCCTGGTGTACCGCTTGTCTCCCACCGGAAAACTGGATACGCTCTTACAGAACGGTATCAGCCCAAACGGACTTGTTTTGAATCCCGAGGAGACT GTCCTGTACGTCGCAATGACGAGGGATAACAGCGTATGGCGACTACCATTGCACGCGGATGGTACAACGACCAAAGCTGGAAAATTCT TCACCTCATTCGGGATCGCGGGACCTGACGGGCTCACAGTCGACGAGGAAGGCAACCTGTTCATCTGCCATCCTTCACTTCTGTCAATATTCGTCGTTACAAAGCACGGTATCCCTCTAGCACGAATCGTTCCACCAGAAGGACATGGCACCAGTGTGACAAACTGCATCTTTGGCAGTACGGAGGAGGATAGGGATAGGCTATACTTTACTGATAGTACGGTTGGCAGAATCTGTTATGTCGACTGGCACTGCAAGGGCGCCACGCCCCTTCGTGCGTCGGCGAGGTGA
- a CDS encoding D-3-phosphoglycerate dehydrogenase produces the protein MAISPSINGQNSITNGLTNGHHVDGNNGTSGIHAKPRVFALDPLHSEALTFAEKHFDLVLPGDEGADQWREEAQGLLVRGSYVTAEDLERAASTKGGKLKYISKQGTGVDKIDTVNARKLGIPVMNTPGVNAQAVAELAFGMMLSLARQTPSIDRRIRKGASVTKLDGWKGQMLYGKTLGVIGGGNIGLLVAKMFAGAFSGKIVLYDPYLKSLDTWHAAIPNTSIHKVLEIDELLTTSDIVTIHVPLTPSTENMISASQFKIMKPTAILINTARGGIINEEDLAQALLNEEIFAAGLDAFTSEPPSLARYPELCASERVLMLPHIGAACESVQQATCLAMVQNLVNAFEGKVENRVC, from the exons ATGGCAATTTCCCCCTCAATTAATGGACAAAACAGCATCACCAATGGCCTTACAAACGGACACCATGTAGATGGTAATAATGGTACCAGCGGAATTCATGCGAAGCCCAGAGTCTTTGCCCTTGATCCCCTGCATTCTGAAGCCTTGACATTCGCTGAGAAGCATTTTGACCTTGTGCTTCCCGGTGATGAAGGGGCGGATCAATGGCGAGAGGAAGCCCAAGGCTTGCTCGTTCGAGGCTCATACGTCACGGCTGAGGACTTGGAACGAGCCGCTTCGACGAAGGGCGGAAAATTGAAATACATCTCCAAGCAGGGCACCGGAGTGGACAAGATTGATACTGTGAATGCTAGAAAACTGGGAATTCCTGTCATGAACACCCCCGGAGTAAAC GCGCAGGCGGTTGCAGAACTTGCTTTCGGAATGATGCTATC CTTGGCGAGGCAAACCCCCTCAATTGACCGCAGGATACGGAAAGGTGCCTCCGTGACGAAGCTAGACGGATGGAAGGGGCAAATGCTGTACGGAAAAACGCTGGGCGTGATCG GTGGTGGCAACATTGGCCTACTCGTCGCGAAAATGTTTGCTGGTGCATTCTCAGGAAAGATTGTGCTTTATGACCCATACCTCAAATCCCTGGACACTTGGCACGCGGCCATACCCAATACTTCAATCCACAAAGTCTTAGAGATTGACGAGCTCTTAACCACAAGCGATATTGTAACGATCCATGTCCCCCTTACTCCTTCGACGGAAAATATGATCTCGGCGTCCCAATTCAAGATCATGAAGCCGACTGCGATCCTGATCAATACTGCCCGAGGCGGCATCATCAATGAGGAAGATCTAGCCCAAGCGCTTCTTAACGAAGAGATCTTTGCGGCGGGCCTCGATGCCTTCACCTCGGAGCCGCCGAGCCTGGCGAGATATCCGGAATTGTGCGCGAGTGAGCGCGTGCTGATGCT GCCGCATATTGGAGCTGCATGCGAATCTGTTCAGCAGGCTACGTGCCTCGCGATGGTTCAAAATCTCGTCAATGCCTTCGAAGGCAAGGTGGAGAATCGGGTATGTTAA
- a CDS encoding kynurenine aminotransferase — protein MPPIPFFAFTKTLSPRLNFTSTKALLYARRMSSTPYAVIPQAKRMFDGATHKLDVWSIFTPANVPADCINLGQGFMNWAPPDWIRAESHECMDHDIMTNHYSHPRGRPRLLKAISKHYSPQFENIVARGKDLTNEEILVTAGANCGMFAALTAHCGPGDEVICIEPYFDQYFASIQFQGAKAVFVPLHPPTGQGIKNGGDWTLNMDEFAAAFTPKTKAVIINTPHNPVGKVFTKQELEQIAKICIEKNVLVLADEVYDCMVYDGKEHCRIATLPGMWERTLTVGSGGKSFACTGWRVGWLIGAPQLTAATLAAHSRIVFCTNSPMQEAVAIGLEKATEHKFFEEQAAAYQERRDILCSYFDQIGLSYTKPEGSYFLLVDISPVKVPEGYPIVETCKGRGKDFAFCWWLCQELKVVGIPSSEFYSEEHVNIGERFARFAFCKNPELLHAAGKRLLKLKEYL, from the exons ATGcctcccatcccattcTTTGCATTCACAAAAACCCTTTCGCCCAGACTCAACTTTACATCTACAAAAGCACTCCTGTACGCGCGCAGAATGTCTTCTACCCCGTACGCTGTTATCCCTCaggcgaagaggatgttTGACGGTGCGACGCACAAGTTGGATGTTTGGTCCATCTTCAC TCCCGCCAATGTTCCCGCGGACTGTATCAACCTCGGTCAAGGTTTCATGAACTGGGCTCCCCCAGACTGGATCCGTGCCGAATCTCACGAGTGTATGGACCACGACATTATGACAAACCATTACTCGCACCCTCGAGGTAGGCCTAGGTTGTTGAAGGCCATCAGCAAACACTACAGCCCTCAGTTTGAGAACATTGTTGCCCGGGGAAAGGACTTGACTAATGAGGAGATTTTGGTTACTGCCGGAGCCAACTGCG GTATGTTTGCTGCCCTCACAGCGCACTGTGGGCCGGGGGATGAAGTCATTTGCATCGAACCCTACTTTGACCAGTACTTTGCTTCTATTCAATTCCAAGGCGCCAAAGCCGTATTTGttcctctccacccccCTACTGGCCAAGGTATCAAGAACGGCGGGGACTGGACGCTCAACATGGATGAGTTTGCCGCTGCCTTCACTCCCAAGACTAAGGCGGTGATTATCAACACCCCTCATAACCCTGTCGGCAAGGTGTTCACCAAGCAGGAGTTGGAGCAGATTGCCAAGATTTGTATTGAGAAGAATGTGTTGGTGCTTGCGGATGAGGTGTACGACTGTATGGTGTACGATGGGAAGGAGCATTGTAGGATTGCGACGTTGCCTGGGATGTGGGAGAGGACTTTGACTGTGGGATCTGGTGGGAAGTCTTTTGCTTGTACGGGTTGGCGAGTTG GATGGCTTATCGGTGCTCCCCAACTCACCGCTGCTACCCTCGCGGCGCACAGCCGAATCGTCTTCTGCACCAATTCTCCCATGCAAGAAGCCGTCGCTATCGGCCTCGAAAAGGCTACCGAGCACAAGTTCTTTGAGGAGCAGGCCGCTGCTTACCAGGAGCGCCGAGACATTCTTTGCTCGTACTTTGACCAAATTGGTTTGAGTTATACTAAGCCTGAAGGGTCATACTTTTTGTTGGTGGACATTAGCCCCGTCAAGGTGCCCGAGGGTTACCCTATTGTGGAGACTTGTAAGGGCCGAGGAAAAGACTTTGCGTTTTGCTGGTGGTTGTGTCAGGAGCTCAAGGTGGTTGGcattccttcttccgag TTCTACAGCGAGGAGCACGTCAACATTGGTGAGAGGTTTGCTCGTTTCGCTTTC TGCAAGAATCCCGAGCTTTTGCACGCTGCAGGCAAGAGGTTGCTCAAGTTGAAAGAGTACTTGTAA